From Maritimibacter sp. DP1N21-5, a single genomic window includes:
- a CDS encoding thiolase family protein: MTRPERLSSLAGSVAITGVGETDYAADHAALKRGHVRTDAYGFASIAFRRALADAGLRREDIDGLVVGQATATERTAEVLGLDLRWSAQADAVNAVIQGAMAIHAGLADCVALVYGNDQRSAGTQYGGPRAMGGDRFLAYVYYAPWGLTSQGALYAMMANRYMSEHDLMPEDLGRVAVAQRDFARMNPQAIMRDRLTLEAYMAARYICEPLRLFDYCLINDGGVALIMMSAERARGNPRAVHLAALARADLNAGATSLRPRLLDYYHSAHRKVASDIYEVAGLGPDEVDCVQVYDSFTAHVPFALEGFGYCPPGEVAGLIRSGALGPGGRLPLNTSGGMLSESYMQGWNHQVEAVRQLRGEAGDRQIARRRHVHYMSDVAGKVASIMYRGSFA; this comes from the coding sequence GTGACGCGGCCCGAACGACTGTCGTCCCTTGCCGGAAGCGTCGCGATCACGGGCGTCGGCGAAACCGACTACGCCGCCGACCATGCGGCGCTGAAACGGGGGCATGTCCGCACGGACGCCTACGGGTTTGCATCCATCGCCTTTCGCCGGGCGCTGGCAGATGCGGGCCTGCGGCGCGAGGACATCGACGGCCTCGTGGTCGGTCAGGCGACCGCGACCGAACGCACGGCCGAGGTGCTTGGGCTCGACCTGCGCTGGTCGGCGCAGGCGGATGCGGTCAACGCCGTCATACAGGGTGCCATGGCCATTCACGCGGGCCTCGCCGACTGTGTCGCGCTCGTCTACGGCAACGATCAGCGCAGTGCCGGCACCCAGTACGGAGGGCCGCGTGCCATGGGGGGTGACCGGTTTCTGGCCTATGTCTACTACGCCCCTTGGGGCCTGACGTCGCAAGGCGCCCTCTACGCGATGATGGCCAACCGCTACATGTCGGAGCACGACCTCATGCCAGAGGATCTGGGCCGGGTCGCGGTCGCGCAACGCGATTTCGCCCGGATGAACCCGCAGGCCATCATGCGGGACAGGCTGACGCTCGAGGCCTATATGGCGGCCCGGTACATCTGCGAGCCACTGCGGCTGTTTGACTATTGCCTCATCAACGACGGCGGCGTGGCGCTGATCATGATGTCGGCCGAACGGGCACGTGGAAATCCGCGCGCGGTGCATCTGGCGGCGCTGGCGCGGGCGGATCTGAACGCAGGGGCAACGAGCCTGCGCCCCCGGCTTCTGGACTATTATCACAGCGCCCATCGCAAGGTCGCCTCGGACATCTACGAGGTCGCGGGTCTGGGCCCCGACGAGGTGGATTGCGTACAGGTTTACGACAGCTTCACGGCGCATGTTCCCTTCGCCCTCGAAGGTTTCGGATACTGCCCGCCGGGCGAGGTGGCCGGACTGATCCGCAGCGGGGCGCTGGGTCCCGGTGGCCGGCTGCCTCTCAACACCTCCGGCGGGATGCTGTCGGAAAGCTACATGCAGGGTTGGAACCATCAGGTCGAGGCCGTGCGCCAGTTGCGGGGCGAGGCGGGCGATCGGCAGATCGCGCGACGCCGTCACGTGCACTACATGTCCGACGTTGCCGGCAAAGTCGCGAGCATCATGTACCGGGGGTCTTTCGCATGA
- a CDS encoding MBL fold metallo-hydrolase — protein sequence MNTEIGRRQMLKGLATIAAAATATGATTARAQTAPSATLPAGNPGWHGFRMGDIDALVLSDGPLAQGDPTKVLQGQPEDVIRETLRNNHLDDQNMTLDQNVLLIRSGDRLALFDTGTGGAPAFGDDPGKLMSNLAQLGIDGASVTDVVLTHAHPDHVWGLSSEDGTANFPNAQVHLHEAEHGFFTDPQNDSHPLLGPFMPTCRTELEAVADRITIFRDGDEVLPGVHAIAAFGHTPGHSCFRLTSGDKSLLLAGDLAHHHVLFTRYPGIKFGFDTDPDQMVQSRTKLFEMLEAERMAFLAYHFPFPGVGHLDRFGDGYQWVAAGLDNTF from the coding sequence ATGAATACCGAGATAGGACGACGGCAGATGCTGAAAGGACTGGCGACGATAGCAGCGGCGGCGACGGCCACGGGCGCGACCACGGCCCGCGCGCAAACGGCACCCTCGGCCACGCTGCCTGCGGGCAACCCCGGCTGGCACGGGTTTCGCATGGGCGACATCGACGCCCTTGTGCTGTCCGATGGGCCACTGGCACAGGGCGACCCGACCAAGGTTCTTCAGGGACAGCCCGAGGACGTCATCCGCGAGACGCTGCGCAACAACCACCTCGACGACCAGAACATGACACTCGACCAGAACGTGCTTCTGATCAGGTCCGGCGACCGGCTTGCCCTGTTCGACACCGGGACGGGCGGCGCGCCAGCGTTCGGTGACGATCCAGGCAAGCTCATGTCAAATCTTGCGCAACTCGGGATCGACGGGGCGAGCGTGACGGACGTGGTTCTGACCCATGCCCATCCGGACCACGTCTGGGGGCTCTCCAGCGAAGACGGCACCGCCAATTTTCCGAACGCGCAGGTCCATCTGCACGAGGCCGAACACGGCTTTTTCACCGATCCCCAGAATGATAGCCATCCGCTCCTCGGGCCCTTCATGCCAACCTGTCGTACAGAGCTCGAGGCGGTTGCGGACCGGATCACCATCTTCCGAGACGGCGACGAGGTTCTGCCGGGCGTCCATGCGATCGCAGCCTTCGGCCATACCCCGGGTCACAGCTGTTTTCGCCTGACGTCCGGGGACAAGTCGCTCCTGCTCGCGGGCGACCTGGCGCATCACCATGTCCTCTTCACCCGTTACCCTGGCATCAAGTTCGGCTTCGACACCGATCCGGACCAGATGGTGCAGTCACGGACGAAGCTGTTCGAAATGCTCGAGGCCGAGCGCATGGCGTTCCTCGCCTACCACTTCCCCTTTCCCGGTGTCGGGCACCTCGACCGCTTTGGCGACGGATACCAATGGGTTGCGGCGGGGTTGGACAACACGTTCTAG
- a CDS encoding CaiB/BaiF CoA-transferase family protein: MTVCNLLAGVRVVEVGTRMAVAACGNVLAMLGAEVVRLADGGGDSRRSEVLATGKRRVAMSSARLDEGVQALLSEADILLTSSDVDAVIAGRAQGQIRCDLTAFGTSGPFAGRPLPDELVQGWAGVADTTGDRQGPPEITGAPFVSMEAGVYAAAAVLAALFERDASGEGQEVEIALYDVGVNALLTFVPLVTAGLPATRNGNRHPTMTPWNSYRASDGRWVLICAPTDAMWAKLCALMDRPALAEDPRFDTTTARLANVADIDAVIGAWVGGLPADRVVEIVNGAGLPASPILTIGDLESEPNVVHRGLCRRDPASGLVAPGNVFRATQWQDRAARQRKSAAVSPASDNQGPLSGLRIVEIGMNTVAPLAGRQLGALGADVIKIEPPTGDTNRHNAPLNAAGASYVFMLSNTDKRGLVLDLKTPADREVLFDLLSTADALIENLKPGALEKLGLGAEAVRERFPHLVYCSVNGFGFDTVYPGRPALDTVIQAMSGALDVTRVAGMPTKAGISISDQLGGQFGLVALIAGMRHARNTGLGLRFDLAMQDATVWATCLAWNAPDRPAPFRIAQTTTGFVILPTDCTMDISGHTREAALNLLATAGIPAAPVLSVSEVLEHPQTRARELILSAPTPDGAVFDVLGTPMRLSRTPARTGGTMAALGHPDPALRRELAALARSRNTRQVPSTVEGLS, translated from the coding sequence ATGACCGTTTGCAACCTGCTCGCCGGTGTTCGGGTCGTGGAAGTTGGCACCCGGATGGCCGTGGCAGCCTGTGGCAACGTGCTCGCGATGCTGGGTGCGGAAGTCGTACGGCTGGCCGATGGCGGAGGCGATTCCCGACGGTCCGAGGTACTCGCTACAGGCAAGCGGCGCGTGGCGATGTCGTCCGCGAGACTGGATGAGGGTGTGCAGGCGCTTCTGAGCGAGGCCGACATCCTGCTTACATCGTCCGACGTCGATGCCGTCATTGCCGGTCGCGCGCAGGGGCAGATACGGTGCGACCTGACCGCTTTTGGCACCTCGGGGCCGTTCGCCGGGCGGCCTTTGCCCGATGAACTGGTGCAAGGCTGGGCAGGGGTGGCCGATACGACCGGCGACCGGCAGGGGCCGCCCGAGATCACCGGGGCGCCCTTCGTGTCGATGGAGGCGGGAGTCTACGCCGCGGCGGCCGTTCTGGCTGCGCTCTTTGAGCGAGATGCCAGTGGGGAGGGGCAGGAGGTCGAGATCGCGCTCTACGATGTAGGGGTGAACGCGCTTCTGACCTTCGTGCCGCTCGTGACTGCGGGCCTTCCCGCCACCCGAAACGGCAACCGGCATCCGACGATGACGCCGTGGAACAGCTATCGCGCATCGGATGGCCGCTGGGTGCTGATCTGTGCGCCGACCGACGCGATGTGGGCAAAGCTCTGCGCGCTGATGGATCGCCCGGCATTGGCCGAGGATCCCCGGTTCGATACCACCACCGCGCGGCTCGCCAATGTGGCCGACATCGACGCCGTGATCGGCGCATGGGTCGGCGGTCTGCCTGCGGACCGCGTCGTGGAGATCGTGAACGGGGCGGGGCTGCCTGCCAGCCCGATCCTGACCATCGGCGATCTCGAGTCCGAACCGAACGTCGTTCACCGGGGACTGTGTCGCCGCGATCCCGCCAGTGGCCTTGTGGCGCCCGGAAATGTTTTTCGCGCGACGCAATGGCAGGATCGCGCGGCCCGCCAGCGCAAATCCGCGGCCGTCTCCCCGGCCTCGGACAATCAGGGTCCGCTCTCTGGCTTGCGCATCGTCGAGATCGGCATGAACACGGTGGCGCCGCTGGCAGGGCGTCAACTGGGTGCGCTCGGCGCAGACGTGATCAAGATCGAGCCGCCAACGGGCGACACGAACAGGCACAATGCGCCCCTGAATGCGGCGGGCGCGAGCTATGTCTTCATGCTCTCCAACACCGACAAGCGCGGATTGGTTCTCGACCTCAAGACACCCGCGGACCGGGAGGTTCTTTTCGATCTTCTGTCCACCGCCGACGCCCTGATCGAAAACCTCAAGCCCGGCGCGCTGGAAAAGCTGGGACTGGGTGCCGAGGCCGTGAGGGAGCGGTTTCCCCATCTTGTCTACTGCAGCGTCAACGGATTTGGTTTCGACACGGTCTATCCGGGGCGCCCCGCGCTCGACACCGTCATCCAGGCCATGTCCGGCGCGCTTGACGTGACACGCGTCGCCGGGATGCCGACGAAGGCGGGGATTTCGATTTCCGACCAATTGGGCGGGCAGTTCGGGCTGGTCGCGCTGATCGCGGGGATGCGTCACGCACGCAATACGGGCCTGGGCTTACGCTTTGACCTCGCGATGCAGGACGCAACGGTCTGGGCGACCTGTCTTGCGTGGAACGCGCCGGACCGGCCCGCCCCCTTTCGGATCGCACAAACGACGACGGGCTTCGTCATCCTGCCCACGGACTGCACCATGGATATTTCGGGACACACGCGAGAGGCGGCGCTGAACCTGCTCGCAACAGCGGGCATTCCGGCGGCGCCAGTTCTGAGCGTGTCAGAGGTGCTGGAGCATCCGCAGACAAGGGCGCGGGAATTGATCCTGAGTGCCCCGACCCCGGACGGCGCCGTGTTCGACGTGCTGGGCACCCCCATGCGGCTGTCGCGGACGCCGGCGCGCACGGGCGGGACCATGGCCGCACTCGGCCATCCTGACCCCGCGCTGCGTCGAGAACTGGCGGCGCTCGCGCGGTCCCGGAATACGCGGCAAGTGCCTTCAACGGTGGAGGGACTGTCGTGA
- a CDS encoding SDR family NAD(P)-dependent oxidoreductase — protein sequence MTTTIEEARPVARGRNFDVTGRVVIITGAGQGIGREYARQFAAAGAIPVIAEINLDAAERVVAEIEAEGGRAMSARTDVSDPASVDALVASVMEAHGRIDGLVNNAGIFSTLKMRDFTSIPLEEWDLVLRVNITGCFLMARAVAPIMKSQGWGRIINITSGSVPLGVKNYMHYVTSKSALIGMTNSMARELGSHGITVNAVQPGGTFTEVPRETVTEAGKAWLRDTQCIPREEVPMDLVGLVMFLNTEAAGFITGQTIACDGGLTHW from the coding sequence ATGACGACGACGATCGAAGAGGCACGGCCGGTGGCACGTGGCCGGAATTTCGATGTGACGGGCCGGGTGGTGATCATCACCGGCGCGGGACAGGGCATCGGGCGCGAATACGCCCGCCAGTTCGCCGCCGCGGGCGCGATCCCGGTGATCGCCGAGATCAACCTCGACGCGGCAGAGCGTGTGGTTGCCGAGATCGAGGCAGAAGGTGGGCGGGCGATGTCCGCACGCACCGATGTGTCGGACCCTGCGTCCGTCGATGCGCTCGTCGCATCGGTCATGGAGGCGCATGGCCGCATCGACGGCCTCGTGAACAACGCTGGCATCTTCTCGACCCTCAAGATGCGCGACTTCACGTCGATCCCCCTCGAGGAATGGGATCTGGTGCTCAGGGTGAATATCACGGGATGCTTCCTGATGGCGCGGGCCGTGGCGCCGATCATGAAGTCACAAGGGTGGGGGCGGATCATCAACATCACCTCCGGGTCAGTGCCTCTCGGGGTGAAGAACTACATGCACTACGTCACGTCCAAATCGGCCCTGATCGGGATGACCAACTCTATGGCGCGCGAGCTGGGCAGTCATGGGATCACGGTCAATGCCGTGCAACCCGGCGGCACGTTCACCGAAGTGCCGCGCGAAACCGTGACTGAGGCTGGCAAAGCCTGGTTGCGCGACACTCAGTGCATCCCGCGTGAAGAGGTTCCCATGGATCTCGTGGGACTCGTGATGTTTCTGAACACCGAAGCGGCAGGCTTCATCACGGGCCAGACCATCGCATGCGACGGCGGCTTGACCCATTGGTGA
- a CDS encoding Zn-ribbon domain-containing OB-fold protein, with protein sequence MSGQRPLPMRGLYDDEFWDHVARGEYRMQRCEDCGFIRYPPAPCCPECLSEAAHWDVLSGTGRIVSWTRFHRQYFDDLPAPYVVVSVATTEGPMVIGNLVGAAGLEPMIGAAVELQFETIATPEGELRLPQWTMTKRIPDKTHLQEDKTE encoded by the coding sequence ATGAGCGGTCAACGCCCCCTGCCGATGCGCGGCCTGTACGATGACGAATTCTGGGACCACGTCGCGCGCGGGGAATACCGGATGCAGCGCTGCGAAGACTGCGGGTTCATCCGCTATCCGCCCGCCCCCTGTTGCCCCGAGTGTCTGTCAGAGGCGGCCCATTGGGACGTGCTGTCCGGCACGGGCCGGATCGTGTCGTGGACCCGGTTCCATCGCCAGTACTTTGACGACCTGCCGGCCCCCTACGTGGTGGTCAGCGTCGCAACGACCGAGGGGCCGATGGTGATCGGCAATCTCGTCGGCGCTGCTGGCTTGGAGCCGATGATCGGGGCCGCCGTCGAGCTGCAGTTCGAGACGATCGCCACGCCAGAGGGCGAACTCCGGTTGCCGCAGTGGACCATGACAAAACGCATTCCAGACAAGACACACCTTCAGGAGGACAAGACAGAATGA
- a CDS encoding enoyl-CoA hydratase-related protein, which produces MLGNNGYNRKAKNLSCKNVRTFSRTESMEEHMQDTSYEDIIYEERDRVAHITFNRPDRMNAFRGHTYGEVADAVLRAGWNRDVGAIVLSGAGGRAFGVGGDKDEKKSDRVGRGRGMLGPAVEELQSAIRDVPKPVIAKVRGYAIGSGNVLVTLCDLCIAADTARFGQAGPKMGSVDPGWGTALLARTVGEKKAREIWYLCRQYSAAEALAMGLINCVVPEAELDAEVDRWCAEIIAKSPTALAIAKRSFNADSENIRGISNLAFQALALYFGTPESIEGGASLREKRPADFYGARDHQRKPT; this is translated from the coding sequence GTGCTCGGCAATAATGGATATAATCGGAAAGCGAAGAATCTCTCTTGCAAAAATGTACGTACATTTAGTAGAACCGAGTCGATGGAGGAACACATGCAAGACACGTCATACGAGGACATCATTTATGAAGAGCGGGACCGGGTTGCGCACATTACCTTCAACCGGCCGGACCGGATGAATGCCTTTCGCGGCCACACCTATGGGGAGGTGGCCGACGCGGTGCTGCGTGCGGGCTGGAACCGGGACGTGGGCGCGATTGTCCTCTCCGGTGCCGGCGGTCGCGCGTTCGGGGTTGGCGGCGACAAGGATGAAAAGAAGTCGGATCGGGTCGGTCGGGGGCGCGGCATGTTGGGCCCTGCCGTGGAAGAACTCCAGTCCGCCATCCGTGACGTGCCGAAGCCTGTCATCGCAAAGGTTCGCGGCTATGCCATCGGCAGCGGAAATGTCCTCGTAACCCTTTGTGATCTTTGCATTGCTGCCGACACCGCCCGCTTTGGTCAGGCGGGGCCCAAGATGGGATCGGTCGATCCCGGTTGGGGAACCGCGTTACTCGCACGCACCGTCGGCGAGAAGAAGGCGCGCGAGATCTGGTACCTGTGCCGCCAGTACAGCGCGGCGGAGGCACTTGCGATGGGCCTGATCAATTGCGTCGTGCCCGAGGCCGAGCTGGACGCAGAGGTGGATCGGTGGTGTGCCGAAATCATCGCGAAAAGTCCCACCGCCCTTGCCATCGCGAAACGGTCTTTCAACGCGGATTCCGAGAACATCCGCGGGATATCCAACCTCGCGTTTCAGGCGTTGGCCCTCTACTTCGGTACGCCGGAGTCGATCGAAGGCGGTGCGTCGCTTCGGGAAAAGCGGCCCGCGGACTTTTATGGCGCGCGCGACCATCAGCGCAAACCTACATGA